The Candidatus Zixiibacteriota bacterium genomic interval GTCCGGTTGGGGTTATGCTTGCGGAACATGACCAGGGGCGGCGGTATATCAGCGCCATGTCCGGCAGCATCGCGGAGGCATCGAAAGGCGAGCCTGACGCAATCGACGCGTTCACGGCGGCGGCGCGGGCCTACTCGGCCATGCTCCGGAGCCACATTATGAAGGAAGACCAGATCCTGTTTCCGTTGGCCGCCCGGATTTTGACGGAGGATGATGAACGCTCGCTGATGAATGCGTACGACCATGTCGAGCATCACCACATGGGGGCGGGCACCCACGAGCGGTATTTGGAACTGGCGGTGTCGCTTGCCAGCAAGTATGATGTTTCCTCTGAGGCGCTCGATAAGGCGAAGTCGCACGGGTCGTGCGGCTGCCATCACGCAAAGAAAGGTTGACAGGACTTAAACGGGAGTCGTTTAATCTCGTATCGACTGTGTGTGTAGCACGGTGATCGAGAGGAGCATCAAATATGCGCAAACTCTGGTTGGGATTCTGGGCTGTCGTGGTACTCTCATTTGGTGTGCTTGGTTGGTCCGGGATCAAGATTTATCAGGAGAAGCCTCCCCTTCCCGAACGGGTTGTGACCACCGACGGATCGGTCGTGATCCCGGCGGGAGAGGTTGTTGCGGGTCAGCAGGTCTGGCGCGCGATGGGTGGTATGCAGCTGG includes:
- a CDS encoding hemerythrin domain-containing protein yields the protein MQPTTILSDEHRVIEVVLECLDRIAQQAADSGRLDQESAEQAVDFFRTFADGCHHGKEEKHLFPAMVAKGVPQNGGPVGVMLAEHDQGRRYISAMSGSIAEASKGEPDAIDAFTAAARAYSAMLRSHIMKEDQILFPLAARILTEDDERSLMNAYDHVEHHHMGAGTHERYLELAVSLASKYDVSSEALDKAKSHGSCGCHHAKKG